In a genomic window of Streptomyces pristinaespiralis:
- a CDS encoding type III secretion system chaperone family protein, translated as MADVQQATRVIEQVFKDADLEWESPDTGSYVVKLPGTRKLSTTCSFLVGKHSLSVNAFVIRHPDENDAAVHRWLLERNLKLYGVSYAIDRLGDIYLVGKLPLSVVTPEEIDRLLGSILEAADGSFNTLLELGFASAIRREYEWRMSRGESTRNLDAFTHLTQRPAD; from the coding sequence ATGGCTGACGTACAGCAGGCGACGCGGGTCATCGAGCAGGTCTTCAAGGACGCCGACCTCGAATGGGAGAGCCCCGACACGGGCTCCTACGTCGTCAAACTCCCGGGCACGCGCAAGCTTTCCACCACGTGCTCGTTCCTCGTCGGCAAGCACTCGCTCTCGGTCAACGCCTTCGTCATCCGCCATCCCGACGAGAACGACGCGGCCGTCCACCGCTGGCTGCTGGAGCGGAACCTCAAGCTGTACGGGGTGAGTTACGCGATCGACCGGCTCGGCGACATCTACCTGGTGGGCAAACTCCCGCTCTCCGTGGTGACGCCCGAGGAGATCGACCGGCTGCTCGGCTCGATCCTCGAGGCGGCGGACGGCTCGTTCAACACCCTGCTGGAGCTGGGCTTCGCGAGTGCCATCCGCCGCGAGTACGAGTGGCGTATGTCGCGTGGCGAATCGACGCGCAACCTGGACGCGTTCACGCACCTGACCCAGCGGCCCGCCGACTGA